The Sminthopsis crassicaudata isolate SCR6 chromosome 5, ASM4859323v1, whole genome shotgun sequence genome contains the following window.
ttttattttaagaaaaggaaaaaatacttaaaaagaaaaaaaaaagctttaataaaagaattcacaaaactgattttattttatttatttatttatttatttatttatttatttatttatttatttatttatttatttatttatttgcccttcctatctttatttcctttcttggcaagtcacttgattagttttcttcactcactcccaaatgtaaaaaaaaaaaaaaaaaaaccaaaaaaacaaaaaaaaaaaaaaaccaagattattccataatttacaatttttgacttttttccaatatttatttaaagtcTCAGTGATCTCAGAGGAGAAAAGCTACCAAGGTGGACACATtctgggggaaagagggaaagaagtagCAAAATGTAGTGTGCAAGGTTAGAAGGTTTCACTTCATTGAGAATTCTGAGATATTCAGAGAAGTGTCACACAGTAAGGAGCTGGGATCCTATTAGAAAAGGATTATGCTAATGGTATGTTGTGGTAAATCTCAGTAAAATTTCAGTAATGTACACATTTACAGCACTAGTGCAGAGAAaatctattttcccctttctaaaAGAATGTTAGTTAATACCATGAACTTggtatttaatctctctgaaactTAGTTTTgtgttctgtaaaatggggttaatgatATATAATCAATCTCATAAGGTTAGAACTATAAAGTTTATAAATCAGTTCATTACTCCCAGGATTTGTTTGTTATTTGTAAAGCAAAATGCTCAAATATTTGTCTTCCACTTCTACTGCCTTGAATAGAAATGTTAATAACTTAtcatgaaattatctttttttctaggcCCAGAAATCTTTTCCACTTCAGATTTCTTCTCCCATCCCATCCCCAAGTACTCTCACATGGCCCATAGCAACCAGACATGGGTGAATGAGTTTAGCCTCTTAGGACTTTCTAATGACCGGAAGACTCAGATCTAcctctttgttctctttctcatgaTGTACTTGGTGACTATGCTGGGAAATTTCCTTATTATCCATCTGATCAGACTGGACACTCGACTCCACACCCCTATGTACTTCTTCCTCAGCATCCTCTCCATTGTAGATATCTGCTACATGAATAGCACTGTCCCACAAATGCTCATTCACTTTCTGTCTTCAAGGAAATCCATCCCATTCCATAACTGTGTATTTCAGTTATATGTTTCTTTGGGATTAGCTGGGACTGAGTTCTTTCTCCTGGGAGCAATGGCGTATGACCGCTATGTGGCAGTGTGCTTTCCTCTACACTACACTGTCATCATGCATGGAGGGCTGTGCATGGCTCTGGCTGTTGCTTGTTGGGCTGCTGGTTTCCTGAACTCACTCATGGAGACAATCATTACTTTTCGACTTCCCCTGTGCAAGTATGTTATCAATCACTTTGTCTGTGAGACACTAGCAGTGCTGCGTTTGGCCTGTGTGGACATTTCCTTCAACAAAATCATGGTTACCTTCTCAGGCTTTGTGGTCATCATGTTACCCTGCTCCTTGGTCCTGTTCTCCTATGCCCAGATTGTTAGAGCCATTCTGCGCATCCGTTCTACTCAGGGACGTCGCAAAGCCTTTGGGACCTGTGCCTCTCATCTCACTGTGGTCTCCCTTTGTTTTGGGGCCACCATTTTCACCTATATGTGGCCCCGCACCACCTCCACAGTTGAACTTGAGAAGATGAT
Protein-coding sequences here:
- the LOC141545198 gene encoding olfactory receptor-like protein OLF3 produces the protein MAHSNQTWVNEFSLLGLSNDRKTQIYLFVLFLMMYLVTMLGNFLIIHLIRLDTRLHTPMYFFLSILSIVDICYMNSTVPQMLIHFLSSRKSIPFHNCVFQLYVSLGLAGTEFFLLGAMAYDRYVAVCFPLHYTVIMHGGLCMALAVACWAAGFLNSLMETIITFRLPLCKYVINHFVCETLAVLRLACVDISFNKIMVTFSGFVVIMLPCSLVLFSYAQIVRAILRIRSTQGRRKAFGTCASHLTVVSLCFGATIFTYMWPRTTSTVELEKMIALFYTVVAPMLNPMIYSLRNKEVMSALRKALGRISEEK